The Methanohalophilus levihalophilus genome has a segment encoding these proteins:
- a CDS encoding DapH/DapD/GlmU-related protein translates to MQNPAGQHPEISESAWISDKATIIGNVYIGNEVFVGPNAVIRADEPDASIRIEDNCNVQDNVTIHGISGSEVVIGKETSLAHGCIVHGPCTIGKGCFIGFGAVVFDCKIGDDVVILHNTTVHGVTIESGRNVPIGAVIVTEKEAARLPELTCDLSEFKQNVIEANLELVEGYRNTKC, encoded by the coding sequence TTGCAAAACCCTGCCGGACAACATCCTGAAATAAGTGAAAGTGCCTGGATTTCAGATAAAGCAACCATTATTGGTAACGTGTATATAGGGAATGAAGTTTTTGTGGGACCTAATGCCGTAATACGCGCAGATGAACCTGATGCATCTATCAGGATTGAAGATAACTGCAATGTACAAGACAATGTTACAATACATGGAATCTCCGGTTCAGAAGTTGTTATCGGGAAAGAGACATCTCTTGCACACGGATGCATTGTCCATGGACCCTGCACAATTGGAAAGGGATGTTTCATTGGGTTTGGTGCGGTTGTTTTCGATTGTAAAATTGGTGACGATGTAGTAATATTGCACAACACAACAGTCCACGGAGTTACAATTGAATCCGGAAGAAATGTGCCAATTGGTGCTGTAATTGTTACAGAAAAAGAGGCTGCAAGGCTACCGGAACTCACTTGCGATCTGTCTGAATTCAAGCAAAACGTTATTGAAGCAAACCTTGAACTTGTTGAAGGATACCGGAACACGAAATGCTAA
- a CDS encoding metallophosphoesterase family protein: protein MKILVISDIHGNMEALESVMQVPHDEVLCLGDLVDYGPSPVEVIEFLKSHNIPVIKGNHDNAVATGLECGCSYELKYLSIATRDYTRSVVGKGHIDFLKLLPSEIEREINGTKVHFTHGSPRSFYEYIRPETPENELREMTEEIDADLLFVGHTHIPFEKQVGDLRIVNVGSVGQPRNGDPRASCVLLDTATMEIEFIKTEYKSDKTISGIREKLPYPDDLISILKTGKTDYAKRTGEKPESEGNN from the coding sequence ATGAAAATTCTGGTGATATCTGACATACATGGCAACATGGAAGCCCTTGAATCTGTCATGCAGGTTCCACATGATGAGGTGCTATGCCTGGGGGATCTTGTTGACTATGGCCCTTCACCTGTGGAAGTAATTGAATTTTTAAAATCACATAACATCCCGGTTATCAAAGGTAACCATGACAATGCAGTAGCCACAGGTCTTGAATGCGGCTGCAGTTATGAACTCAAGTACTTGTCCATTGCTACAAGGGATTATACAAGATCCGTAGTTGGAAAAGGCCACATAGATTTCCTGAAATTGTTGCCATCTGAAATAGAAAGGGAAATTAATGGAACAAAAGTTCATTTTACCCATGGAAGTCCTCGTTCTTTCTATGAATACATTCGTCCTGAAACTCCGGAAAATGAATTAAGGGAAATGACCGAGGAAATTGATGCGGATTTACTTTTTGTGGGACATACACATATTCCGTTTGAAAAGCAAGTTGGCGATCTTCGCATAGTCAATGTCGGTTCAGTTGGACAACCACGAAATGGTGATCCACGGGCAAGTTGTGTTCTTCTCGACACTGCTACGATGGAGATTGAATTCATAAAAACTGAATATAAATCCGACAAAACAATATCTGGAATAAGGGAGAAATTGCCTTATCCTGACGACCTTATCTCAATACTTAAAACCGGAAAAACAGACTATGCAAAACGAACCGGTGAAAAACCTGAATCGGAGGGAAATAATTGA
- a CDS encoding class I SAM-dependent methyltransferase has translation MNFTEIVEFTKKPQLYTEGNAVMWTDAHISKQLLNIHLDPDIDLASRKRPSIEITVDWILNSVNAKKMNILDLGCGPGLYCEIMAGRGHKVKGVDFSKNSIEYARKEALKKELNIEYENLNYLELKEEDKYDLVMMVFADFGVLKPDERKILIKNVNRALKPGGAFIFDVLSDKNIELKVAPRTWEMEENGFWKDRPYLALSDSFLYPDEKAILYQHIVMDESDKFDIYRFWTHFFASDDLKKIMEGEGFENIEVFDDVLPESDMWNGKNVLFCKARKNIEEKDV, from the coding sequence ATGAATTTTACAGAAATTGTAGAGTTTACAAAGAAACCACAGTTATACACAGAAGGAAATGCAGTTATGTGGACGGATGCCCACATTTCGAAACAGTTGTTGAACATCCATCTTGATCCGGATATCGATCTGGCAAGCCGGAAAAGGCCAAGTATTGAGATAACGGTTGACTGGATACTTAATTCGGTCAACGCAAAGAAGATGAACATACTCGATCTCGGCTGTGGACCGGGGCTGTATTGTGAGATCATGGCGGGAAGGGGACATAAGGTCAAAGGTGTCGATTTTTCGAAGAATTCTATTGAGTATGCAAGAAAGGAAGCCTTGAAGAAAGAGCTGAATATTGAATATGAAAACTTAAACTATCTCGAGCTCAAAGAAGAGGACAAATACGACCTTGTAATGATGGTATTTGCCGACTTCGGTGTACTGAAACCAGATGAAAGAAAGATACTCATCAAGAATGTGAATCGAGCTTTAAAGCCAGGTGGAGCCTTCATCTTTGATGTATTGAGCGACAAAAACATCGAACTTAAGGTTGCTCCAAGAACGTGGGAGATGGAAGAGAACGGCTTCTGGAAAGACAGGCCATATCTGGCACTTTCGGATTCATTCCTTTACCCGGATGAAAAGGCGATATTGTACCAGCATATAGTGATGGATGAATCTGATAAATTTGACATCTACCGCTTTTGGACTCATTTCTTTGCTTCTGATGATTTGAAGAAGATAATGGAAGGTGAAGGCTTTGAGAACATCGAAGTTTTTGATGATGTGTTACCAGAGTCAGACATGTGGAATGGGAAAAACGTGCTGTTCTGTAAAGCGAGGAAGAATATTGAGGAAAAGGATGTTTGA
- a CDS encoding ABC transporter ATP-binding protein, whose amino-acid sequence MIIVKNLKRCYGSGETAVKALNDVSFEIKKGEFVAIMGASGSGKTTLLRILALLDDATDGEYTIRGLQVSNLPEAERSYYRLTQVGYVFQDYALINEMTAAENVYVLSMMEGKSKKESYKIALEALDKVGLKDKHDRVPDELSGGEKQRVAIARAIAKKPDIMFADEPCANLDTRNSKQVLEVFKDLNDNYGQTIVMVTHEPWHVDYVDRVITFEDGRLVNDEWVEGN is encoded by the coding sequence ATGATAATCGTGAAAAACCTCAAAAGGTGTTATGGTTCCGGGGAGACTGCTGTCAAGGCTCTCAATGATGTGTCATTTGAGATAAAGAAAGGGGAGTTTGTTGCCATTATGGGAGCATCCGGAAGCGGGAAAACAACCCTTTTGAGGATACTGGCACTACTGGATGATGCAACTGATGGGGAGTATACAATTCGGGGTCTACAGGTTTCCAACCTGCCTGAAGCAGAAAGGAGCTATTACAGATTGACACAAGTTGGTTATGTTTTCCAGGATTATGCACTCATTAATGAAATGACTGCTGCGGAAAACGTCTACGTGCTTTCCATGATGGAAGGAAAATCAAAAAAGGAATCCTATAAAATTGCACTTGAAGCTCTGGACAAGGTTGGCCTGAAAGACAAACATGACCGTGTACCTGATGAGTTGTCAGGCGGAGAGAAGCAAAGAGTAGCAATTGCAAGGGCTATTGCCAAAAAACCCGATATCATGTTTGCCGATGAACCCTGTGCAAACCTTGATACCAGAAATTCGAAGCAGGTGCTTGAAGTATTCAAGGATCTGAATGATAACTATGGCCAGACAATTGTAATGGTAACCCATGAACCCTGGCATGTTGACTATGTTGACAGGGTCATTACCTTTGAAGATGGTAGGCTGGTAAATGATGAGTGGGTGGAAGGGAATTGA
- a CDS encoding potassium channel family protein — MVLWPLRRMRKSIVKVIDGVKNSQRNLLLAFLLIFLSQLLILYFLDGKTFVDSLYATVATVTTVGFGDVSPSSPLARLLFMPTMIAGVLMLPAVAVVIYEMQQQKVRGMTDSKQSDHIVVIGDSDEIIKAIIEEMRDTSEICLVTDIYEANPFDKKLHFVKGNPENKAILIQAGVERAANVIVAEKSDSTTLLVTALVRELNPKVNITATVISEEKANTLKTVGANQIINTDTVTGRLLASAVLEPAVVDLITEVTSTLQGHDIVEILATSDMAGKSFGEVSTELKGDRNVILLAINKDGSNQVNPSPDTKIENGDSLIFLD; from the coding sequence ATGGTTCTCTGGCCATTAAGAAGAATGCGCAAATCAATTGTAAAGGTTATTGATGGCGTAAAAAATAGCCAGAGAAACCTGCTTCTGGCCTTTCTCTTAATATTTTTGTCCCAGCTACTAATACTCTATTTCCTTGACGGCAAGACTTTTGTGGACTCATTATATGCGACCGTGGCAACCGTTACCACAGTCGGTTTTGGGGATGTATCCCCCTCTTCACCGCTTGCACGCCTGCTTTTTATGCCAACAATGATTGCAGGGGTGCTTATGCTCCCGGCGGTAGCAGTCGTTATTTATGAAATGCAACAACAGAAAGTGAGAGGAATGACTGATTCAAAACAAAGTGATCACATAGTTGTGATTGGAGATTCGGATGAGATCATAAAAGCAATCATAGAAGAAATGAGGGATACTTCTGAAATTTGCCTTGTTACTGATATCTATGAAGCAAATCCCTTTGATAAAAAATTACACTTCGTAAAAGGTAATCCGGAGAACAAAGCGATTCTTATCCAGGCAGGAGTTGAAAGGGCTGCTAATGTAATAGTCGCTGAGAAAAGCGATAGCACTACCCTTCTCGTTACCGCCCTGGTGCGGGAGCTCAATCCAAAAGTAAATATCACTGCAACTGTTATTTCAGAAGAGAAAGCAAACACCCTCAAAACTGTTGGGGCAAACCAGATTATAAACACTGATACAGTCACAGGAAGACTGCTTGCATCAGCAGTTCTGGAACCTGCAGTTGTGGATCTGATAACAGAGGTGACCAGTACACTACAGGGTCATGATATAGTTGAAATCCTCGCTACATCGGATATGGCAGGGAAATCATTCGGGGAAGTCTCAACTGAATTAAAAGGAGACAGGAATGTAATCCTGCTTGCAATAAACAAAGATGGAAGTAATCAGGTTAATCCTTCACCCGACACAAAAATAGAAAATGGCGATTCCCTTATTTTCCTTGATTGA
- a CDS encoding aldo/keto reductase has product MLYRNLGNTGEKVSILGLGCMRLPVLGDDPSNIDEIAAEEIVRYAIDSGINYFDTAYPYHEGKSEDFLGKVLTESDREKVFLVTKMPSWLIESREDMDAFFEEQLEKLQTDYVDAYLIHTLNSDFWEELRESGLFEFLDTIKKEGKARYVGFSFHDDVELFREIVDAYPWDICQIQYNYLDIDYQAGKEGLLYAAEKGLGIVIMEPLRGGCLAENVPETILDIWDKNPVKRTPAEWGLRFLWDHPEINTVLSGMTTLSQLKENIHTAEKGEPKSLTGFEHELISNVRDVYREKLKVNCTGCRYCLPCPAGVNIPLNFKYLNNAMLFGDLEKARRAYRNHVGDDRKASNCINCGRCSERCPQDIPIPEMLEEIVELLEKE; this is encoded by the coding sequence ATGCTTTATCGTAATCTTGGAAACACAGGTGAAAAAGTCTCAATTCTTGGACTCGGGTGCATGAGGCTTCCAGTCCTCGGTGACGATCCATCAAATATTGATGAAATAGCCGCCGAAGAGATCGTCCGTTATGCGATTGATAGTGGAATTAACTATTTTGATACTGCCTATCCATATCACGAAGGCAAAAGTGAAGATTTTCTCGGGAAAGTCCTTACTGAAAGTGACCGTGAGAAAGTATTCCTGGTAACCAAAATGCCATCTTGGCTGATTGAAAGTCGGGAAGATATGGATGCTTTTTTTGAAGAACAACTTGAAAAACTACAAACCGATTACGTCGATGCCTACCTTATACATACCCTGAACAGCGATTTCTGGGAAGAACTGAGAGAATCAGGATTGTTTGAGTTTCTTGACACCATTAAGAAAGAGGGAAAGGCAAGATACGTTGGTTTTTCTTTCCATGATGACGTTGAATTGTTCAGGGAAATCGTGGATGCTTACCCATGGGATATCTGCCAGATCCAATACAACTATCTTGATATCGATTACCAGGCTGGAAAGGAAGGTCTGCTTTATGCAGCTGAAAAGGGTCTTGGAATCGTGATAATGGAGCCCCTGCGTGGCGGATGCCTTGCTGAAAACGTTCCTGAAACAATTTTGGACATCTGGGACAAAAATCCTGTTAAAAGAACACCTGCAGAATGGGGATTGAGATTCCTGTGGGATCATCCTGAAATCAATACAGTACTTAGCGGAATGACAACGCTTTCCCAGCTAAAGGAAAATATTCATACAGCAGAGAAAGGGGAACCAAAATCACTTACTGGTTTTGAACACGAACTCATTTCGAACGTCAGGGATGTCTATCGAGAAAAACTGAAAGTCAATTGCACAGGATGCAGATATTGCCTTCCATGTCCTGCAGGTGTTAATATTCCACTGAATTTCAAATACCTGAATAATGCAATGCTTTTTGGTGATCTCGAAAAAGCCCGAAGGGCGTACAGGAATCATGTTGGAGATGATAGGAAGGCTTCCAATTGCATTAACTGTGGAAGATGCTCTGAACGCTGTCCTCAGGACATACCTATTCCCGAAATGCTGGAAGAAATAGTTGAGTTGCTGGAAAAAGAATGA
- a CDS encoding YigZ family protein — protein sequence MASYRTLKGAGEAVTEVKGSKFIAYSKNVDSEEEAKQFIAKIRKLHPDATHNVPAYRFTSGGKLALYFNDDGEPSGSSGKPVFKVLEMKDLTDVVVVVTRYFGGTKLGFGGLARAYRQAAIEAIENAGIMEKCETIDLKIVTTYSESQKIRMLVIEFGRIKSEDFSDTVTINASIPEEENEKIREKLLAAGCTFQIE from the coding sequence ATGGCAAGCTACAGAACTCTCAAAGGTGCAGGAGAAGCAGTAACAGAAGTTAAAGGCTCTAAATTCATTGCTTATTCAAAAAATGTAGATTCTGAAGAAGAAGCAAAGCAGTTTATTGCAAAGATCAGGAAACTCCATCCCGATGCAACTCATAATGTTCCAGCTTATAGGTTCACATCGGGTGGAAAACTTGCCCTCTATTTCAATGATGATGGTGAACCATCCGGAAGCTCCGGAAAACCAGTTTTCAAGGTCCTTGAAATGAAAGACCTGACTGATGTAGTGGTCGTTGTGACACGATATTTTGGTGGTACAAAGTTAGGCTTTGGAGGACTGGCAAGAGCATACAGGCAGGCTGCAATTGAAGCCATTGAAAATGCGGGAATCATGGAAAAATGCGAAACTATTGATTTAAAAATTGTCACCACATATTCCGAATCACAAAAAATAAGAATGCTTGTAATCGAGTTTGGTCGCATTAAAAGTGAGGATTTTTCAGACACAGTTACGATTAACGCCAGTATTCCGGAGGAGGAAAATGAAAAAATCAGGGAAAAACTTCTGGCGGCCGGCTGCACATTTCAAATTGAATAA
- a CDS encoding PGF-pre-PGF domain-containing protein, giving the protein MAIAIEIVIVLSLSIGCSHVLADSGPAWLNTTLDNVSYTEQEGWVKIDADVTVFSNTDDFSEGYLEVNITDGTSYDEFRLVSSGLLTVSGDAVSWDGERVGTIHNTKDGSNGVLRIDFSSSAPLPNADFETGDLTGWTVNDTYPGVNGTVQAWVESPLDDPDVSTVDSDPRIDDHNSVSQSATVQSSTIYEGSYALKLTIGGNILEGYGTAHGPMITSSSFAAAEGDNLSLNWNAVAGGDWYDVYGFIFKDANDDGIWDNGENYQKLFHDVGSTTGGWITTNATVNSNVAGENVRFVFLNGNYDKTGGQGIGSDLYIDGIVLEINTSTAVNNSIMESVIENIEYNNTYDSPIPTKTYTLTLKESNAGTGFNTGYINITTVDPILTLGNIADLTIDWGIILNLNHSIAVSIDPANNAGINYNISWITDSTPGNMNTGEITWSNQTISNSTAQDITVLVNANTTTPLGNNDSAIFQLNITKRDINITSDPITSQNVNRNELFWINGSAQGEYSETFLGNATLTRNGVAIGTPKTVTDGNASFNWTESSGGTYNFAVLFYNSSYYFNTSTNNSVVTVPSPSSSSSSGSRAYVGPSQPPEEVMSTDSAIKHVIAGDTVDYDFGDAEGPVIGISFDAKDDKGVVVANVQVLEKMPDVVTGSPEGVVGPVMSITVGSEGTISQKSAENILIEFKVSWEWIKENNIDPTTIRLSRFHDGKWEDLPTTLMSDNGEILYFTAETPGFSIFSVVGDNMEEAADVEIPVAEEPVTPEEAEDSPDASGFTSFMAIGIVGFAFLMYRKVK; this is encoded by the coding sequence TTGGCAATTGCTATTGAAATTGTGATTGTTTTATCTTTAAGCATAGGCTGTTCCCACGTCTTAGCTGATTCAGGTCCTGCATGGTTAAACACAACCCTGGACAATGTTTCATATACTGAACAGGAAGGATGGGTGAAAATAGATGCAGATGTAACGGTATTTTCCAATACTGATGATTTTTCAGAAGGGTATCTGGAAGTAAACATCACTGACGGCACAAGCTATGATGAATTTAGATTGGTTAGCAGTGGTCTTTTGACTGTCAGCGGAGATGCAGTTTCATGGGATGGTGAACGTGTGGGAACAATTCATAATACCAAAGATGGAAGCAATGGGGTTCTCCGTATTGATTTTAGTTCTTCTGCACCCCTTCCAAATGCTGATTTTGAAACTGGTGATCTTACTGGTTGGACAGTAAATGATACTTATCCCGGAGTAAATGGAACTGTACAGGCATGGGTTGAGAGTCCATTGGATGATCCCGATGTATCAACTGTAGATTCTGATCCAAGAATAGATGATCACAACTCTGTTTCACAATCTGCAACTGTTCAAAGCTCCACAATATATGAAGGAAGCTATGCCCTCAAGCTCACGATTGGAGGTAATATTTTAGAGGGATATGGTACTGCACATGGCCCTATGATCACCAGTTCGAGTTTTGCTGCTGCTGAAGGCGATAATTTGTCTCTTAATTGGAATGCTGTAGCCGGTGGCGATTGGTATGATGTCTATGGTTTTATTTTCAAGGACGCAAATGACGATGGTATATGGGACAATGGCGAAAATTATCAAAAACTTTTCCATGACGTTGGATCCACCACAGGCGGCTGGATAACAACTAATGCCACAGTTAATTCCAATGTAGCCGGGGAAAATGTACGATTTGTTTTCCTGAATGGAAATTATGACAAAACTGGTGGTCAGGGTATAGGTTCTGATCTTTATATTGACGGCATTGTGCTTGAGATCAATACTTCTACTGCAGTCAATAACAGTATCATGGAATCAGTCATTGAAAATATTGAATATAACAATACTTATGACAGTCCAATTCCTACAAAAACATATACGTTAACTCTAAAGGAAAGTAATGCAGGAACTGGATTTAATACAGGTTACATCAACATAACAACAGTAGATCCGATCCTTACACTTGGTAATATTGCAGATCTCACTATAGATTGGGGTATCATCTTAAATCTGAATCACTCAATAGCAGTATCAATTGATCCGGCGAATAATGCTGGGATAAATTATAATATTTCATGGATTACAGATTCGACTCCGGGAAATATGAATACTGGTGAGATTACTTGGTCCAATCAGACAATTTCAAACTCCACGGCTCAAGATATAACTGTTCTTGTAAATGCAAATACCACAACACCATTAGGAAATAATGATTCTGCAATCTTTCAGTTGAACATTACAAAGAGAGATATCAACATAACATCAGATCCGATTACCTCACAGAATGTCAATAGAAATGAACTTTTCTGGATAAATGGAAGTGCACAGGGTGAATACAGTGAGACTTTCCTTGGGAATGCTACCCTGACAAGAAATGGTGTTGCAATCGGCACACCAAAGACTGTAACTGATGGGAATGCAAGTTTCAATTGGACAGAGTCTTCTGGAGGAACCTATAATTTTGCAGTATTGTTCTACAACAGCAGCTATTATTTCAACACATCCACGAATAATTCGGTGGTAACAGTCCCCAGCCCTTCGTCCAGCAGCAGTTCCGGAAGTCGCGCTTATGTGGGACCCAGTCAACCTCCAGAGGAGGTAATGTCTACTGATTCCGCAATTAAACACGTAATTGCTGGTGACACTGTAGACTATGACTTTGGTGATGCGGAAGGTCCTGTTATCGGAATTAGTTTTGATGCCAAGGACGATAAAGGCGTAGTTGTTGCCAACGTTCAGGTACTTGAAAAGATGCCGGATGTTGTAACTGGATCTCCTGAAGGAGTAGTAGGTCCGGTGATGAGCATAACTGTTGGAAGTGAAGGTACCATTTCCCAGAAGAGTGCAGAAAATATACTCATTGAGTTTAAGGTTAGTTGGGAATGGATAAAAGAGAATAATATCGATCCTACCACGATACGCCTATCAAGATTCCATGATGGCAAATGGGAGGATCTTCCCACCACGCTTATGAGTGATAATGGTGAAATTCTTTATTTCACGGCCGAAACACCCGGTTTTTCGATTTTCTCTGTTGTTGGAGACAATATGGAAGAAGCAGCTGATGTAGAAATACCTGTAGCCGAAGAACCTGTTACTCCAGAAGAAGCTGAAGATTCTCCCGATGCTTCCGGGTTTACATCATTTATGGCAATTGGTATAGTTGGATTTGCTTTCCTGATGTACAGGAAAGTTAAGTGA
- a CDS encoding MATE family efflux transporter, whose product MQHTELLGQDNIGNLIVKLATPAIIGLVVQALYNLVDTIFVGRGLGEQSVLGIAGISVAFPVQMLMMAIALGVGIGGASIVSRSLGKDNRKHAEKTVGNMASMVTVTSLIFTVLALLFLKPMLSLFGASETVMPFAAEYTYYIVLGTVFFTFSATMSNAIRAEGNTRYAMMLLLIASITNIILDPIFIFILGMGIKGAAIATVISQIVGTLMVFYYYATGKATVPFSFNTLWPDTAIIQESSYIGLSEFMFNLVESLLFLLFNQSILFYGGDLAIAVFGIVIKVFMLTLMPIIGLKQAIQPIFGYNYGASNFARVRETITLSAYMATGLCFLSMVIVFLIPEQIIGIFSHDPALIEMGVPAIKICYLMMPFIGAQVVATALLQSLGKSRASLLLILSRQLIFLPPLILILPLYFGLMGIWISFPISDFMGFLVAVLLMKREAMTMEN is encoded by the coding sequence ATGCAACATACAGAACTGCTGGGTCAGGATAATATTGGCAATCTCATAGTCAAGCTTGCAACTCCTGCCATAATCGGGCTTGTAGTCCAGGCTCTATACAACCTTGTTGACACTATTTTTGTTGGCAGGGGGCTGGGAGAACAAAGTGTTCTCGGGATTGCAGGAATCTCAGTTGCATTTCCTGTTCAGATGCTGATGATGGCAATTGCCCTTGGTGTGGGAATTGGTGGAGCATCCATTGTCTCGAGATCACTGGGAAAAGACAACAGGAAGCATGCCGAAAAAACCGTTGGAAACATGGCTTCAATGGTCACTGTTACAAGCCTCATTTTCACTGTGCTGGCCCTGTTATTCCTGAAACCAATGCTTTCACTATTCGGTGCATCTGAAACCGTAATGCCCTTTGCAGCCGAGTACACGTATTACATTGTCCTGGGGACAGTGTTTTTTACATTCTCCGCTACAATGAGCAACGCTATTCGTGCTGAAGGAAATACAAGATATGCAATGATGTTGCTGCTCATAGCCAGCATCACCAACATCATTCTCGATCCGATCTTCATTTTTATACTTGGAATGGGAATCAAGGGAGCAGCCATAGCAACTGTTATTTCCCAGATTGTTGGCACCTTGATGGTGTTCTATTACTATGCCACCGGTAAAGCTACAGTTCCGTTTTCTTTCAATACCCTTTGGCCTGACACGGCTATAATTCAGGAATCCAGCTACATCGGATTGTCGGAATTCATGTTCAACCTTGTTGAGAGCCTGTTGTTCCTGCTGTTCAACCAGAGTATTCTCTTCTACGGCGGAGATCTGGCAATTGCTGTATTCGGCATTGTAATCAAAGTGTTCATGTTGACTCTCATGCCGATAATCGGCCTTAAGCAGGCAATTCAGCCGATCTTCGGTTACAACTATGGAGCCAGCAATTTTGCACGAGTCAGGGAAACCATCACCCTGTCAGCTTACATGGCTACCGGACTTTGCTTCCTGAGCATGGTAATTGTCTTTTTGATACCGGAGCAAATTATTGGCATCTTCAGCCATGATCCAGCCCTTATTGAAATGGGGGTGCCGGCAATTAAGATTTGTTATCTCATGATGCCGTTTATTGGTGCACAGGTGGTAGCAACTGCACTCCTGCAGTCACTGGGAAAATCAAGAGCATCACTGTTGCTGATTCTTTCAAGGCAACTGATATTTCTCCCACCCCTTATACTTATACTGCCGTTGTATTTCGGTCTGATGGGCATATGGATATCGTTCCCGATTTCAGATTTTATGGGATTTCTAGTTGCAGTTCTTTTAATGAAACGAGAAGCAATGACAATGGAAAACTGA
- a CDS encoding TfoX/Sxy family protein translates to MAWEKASEENIAILEEAVANYEVEFRKMFGYPVYFVNGNMFCGVHGEGIMLRLNEEDQQELYEEHEEAEPFAPNGRRMREYAALPPSVYDDEIELHKWMDISYSYVSSLPKKEKKQKKKKSA, encoded by the coding sequence ATGGCATGGGAAAAAGCATCCGAGGAAAATATTGCTATTCTGGAGGAGGCGGTGGCAAACTACGAAGTGGAATTCCGGAAAATGTTCGGGTATCCAGTGTATTTTGTTAACGGAAACATGTTTTGCGGAGTACACGGAGAAGGAATAATGCTCAGGCTCAATGAAGAGGACCAGCAAGAACTCTATGAAGAGCATGAGGAAGCTGAACCTTTCGCACCCAATGGGCGCAGGATGAGGGAATATGCAGCTCTTCCGCCTTCTGTCTATGATGATGAAATTGAATTGCACAAATGGATGGATATCTCATATTCATACGTGAGTTCCCTTCCTAAAAAAGAGAAAAAGCAGAAAAAGAAAAAATCCGCTTAA
- a CDS encoding pyridoxamine 5'-phosphate oxidase family protein, with translation MTDDIKQKIEDYLKDHKWLNLGTVDSEGKPMVHTMAYVADGTTVYFGTSKETHKADDMMNNPNVAYTVDEDDVDVMTITGVQMQGKATLVTDPSEMEKFGMLMIEKFPFMKDMPQTPDSVVFRVDPVEGYYLDYSKGFTHRDMVTY, from the coding sequence ATGACCGATGATATTAAGCAGAAAATAGAAGATTATTTGAAAGATCATAAATGGTTAAACCTTGGAACCGTGGATTCCGAAGGAAAACCAATGGTTCACACCATGGCATATGTGGCAGATGGGACAACTGTCTATTTTGGAACCTCGAAAGAGACACACAAAGCCGATGATATGATGAACAATCCTAACGTTGCATACACCGTTGATGAGGATGATGTGGATGTTATGACAATAACAGGCGTGCAGATGCAGGGAAAAGCCACTTTAGTAACAGATCCTTCTGAGATGGAAAAATTCGGCATGTTAATGATAGAAAAATTTCCATTCATGAAGGACATGCCACAGACACCTGATTCAGTTGTCTTCAGGGTTGATCCGGTAGAAGGTTACTACCTCGATTATTCAAAGGGATTCACTCACCGTGACATGGTGACTTACTAA
- a CDS encoding thioredoxin family protein, with translation MKIEILGTGCAKCKKTQKNVEEAVSEAGVDAEIIKVADINTIMDYGVMITPGVVIDGDVKVAGKIPSVEEVKSWLG, from the coding sequence TTGAAAATTGAAATACTCGGTACCGGGTGTGCCAAATGCAAAAAGACTCAAAAGAATGTTGAAGAAGCAGTTTCAGAAGCTGGTGTTGATGCTGAAATCATAAAAGTGGCAGACATCAACACAATAATGGATTATGGCGTAATGATAACTCCCGGTGTTGTGATTGATGGTGATGTCAAAGTAGCCGGTAAGATACCTTCTGTTGAGGAAGTCAAATCCTGGCTTGGCTAA